CCGTCATGGTTTTCCCGTTCTTTTCCTGCGCCGGCGGCGTAAGTTGCCGAGTTCGGCCAGTTCCGGACTTTTTAATAGATGGGCGCAGGCAAGGTAGGCAAAAAGACCACAAGTAATTTTTAACCCCAGCCGTAAACCTTCGCGCAGGTGGTTCTGGTAGTCTGAAGCGATCAGGGGAAGAAAATCGAGGCCCTGAATAGCCGCGACCATGGCGGTCGTGGCCAGAAATCCCTGGCCCAGGGCCCGGCCGCAGCCGACAATGCTGACGTCCCGGCCCAGGCGTTGCTTGAGGGCGAAAATGAGCAGCAGGCAGTTGACCGCGCCGGCAATGGCGGTTGCCAGGGCCAGGCCGAGATGGTGAAAGAAATGCATCAGGATGAATGCGCTGATCAGGTTGCAGAGCAGGGCGAGGGCTCCGATTTTGACCGGGGTTTTGGTATCCTGCAAGGAATGAAACGCCGGCACGATGATTCTTAGGGCCGCGTAGGCCCAGAGGCCGGTGGCGTAAGCGATGATGGTTTGGGAAACCATGGTGGTTGAAGTAGGACCGAAATGACCTCTCTCAAAGAGCAGGAAGACAATCGGTCGGCTTAAAGCCATCAGGCCGATCATGGCCGGTAGGGTGATGAAAATCAGCAGGCGCAGGGCCAGGGACAGATTCAGCGAGAACTCGGCCCAGTTTTTTTCGGCCGCGGCCCGGCTTAAGGCGGGCAGCACGGCGGTGCCCAGGGCGACCGCGAACACCCCCAGGGGAAACTGAATCAGGCGATCGGCAAAGTAGAGAAAGGAAATGCTGCCGTCAGCCAGGAAAGAGGCCAGCAGGGTGTTGCAGAAAATCGTAATCTGGGTAATTGCCAGGCCCAGCAGGGAAGGTCCCATTAAGATCAGGATCCGCTTGATGGCCGGATGGCGAAAATTGCCTCGGAGACACCAGGGAAAGCCATGTTTTTTGAGGACCGGAAGCTGCAACAGGAGCTGGGCCAGACCGCCGACGAGAACCCCGATTGCCAGGGCCAGCGCGGCGTTGCCCAGAATTTGACTCAATCCCAGTGCCGCGCCGATCATGCACAGATTGAGCAGGACAGGGGCCAGGGCCGGAATAAAGAAATGGCCGTCGGCGTTAAGGATACCCATGGCCAGGGCCACCAGGCTGACCAACAGGATATAAGGGAACATGATCCGGTTAAGAAACACCGCGAGCTCATATTTTTCCGGGGTGGCGCTGAACCCGGGAGCGATCAGGGAGATTATCAGAGGGGAAAAAACAATCCCCAGCAGGGTGATGATTGTCAGGCAGATGGAGGCCAAGG
This sequence is a window from Pseudomonadota bacterium. Protein-coding genes within it:
- the murJ gene encoding murein biosynthesis integral membrane protein MurJ, whose amino-acid sequence is MSNSPNQSLANLVKNAGTVAFATLLSRILGFVRDMVTASYLGTSIYADAFFVAFRIPNLLRRLFGEGSLTSAFIPVFSSYLSVGKRDEARAIAQTAMTLASICLTIITLLGIVFSPLIISLIAPGFSATPEKYELAVFLNRIMFPYILLVSLVALAMGILNADGHFFIPALAPVLLNLCMIGAALGLSQILGNAALALAIGVLVGGLAQLLLQLPVLKKHGFPWCLRGNFRHPAIKRILILMGPSLLGLAITQITIFCNTLLASFLADGSISFLYFADRLIQFPLGVFAVALGTAVLPALSRAAAEKNWAEFSLNLSLALRLLIFITLPAMIGLMALSRPIVFLLFERGHFGPTSTTMVSQTIIAYATGLWAYAALRIIVPAFHSLQDTKTPVKIGALALLCNLISAFILMHFFHHLGLALATAIAGAVNCLLLIFALKQRLGRDVSIVGCGRALGQGFLATTAMVAAIQGLDFLPLIASDYQNHLREGLRLGLKITCGLFAYLACAHLLKSPELAELGNLRRRRRKRTGKP